GGTGAAATTTACAATGTGTTGCAACATAGCGTTCTAAATCTTGCGCACGTTGTCGTTCTTCTCGTTCCTTTTTTTTCGCAATAAAATCAATGATATTATTCACGAACATCGCCTCTTTTTTTCTTTTATTGTATCATTTTTTCATTTAATTTTACCCGCACACACCCCCTATTAATCATTGGATGGATTTCTACTATTAAAAATTGGGTTGCAGATACTTGATGAAACATTGTAAGAATCTGTTGATTTTCGTTGCAGGCCCTTCCTTTCTACGGGCAATCGTGCAGCCCTGCAGTGGTGAGCAATGGATAAAGTGACACGTCATATATGTTCTATATTTCCTAAAAACTAAAGGTTATAGATGTGAATTGATTGATAACCATCATAGATATATTATTAAAAATATTAGTTTTAAAGTTTGATTAACTTGTTGTGTATTTATTTTTTGTAACTAAATAATTTCATGAGAGGAATGATTATAATATGAAGATTTACATATTTATTCTTATGACAGTTGCAATATTATTTAGTTGGTTCAAATATAGAAAAGAAGTGAAAATAGCGAAAAATAAAGAAGAAATTAGAAATGCTTTAGTGCGATTCATGCTGATATTGATTTTATTTTTAATTTTTATAGCAAGTGTTGTTTTGTAAGGTTTAAACATGTAGGAGAGAGGTAACTCTACCCAAACATGCAACTATATTAGGTATACCAATAAAATAAATAGCTTAACGGTTGAAGATTGAGGATTAGTGGACATCACATCCACTTTCCCGCCGAAAATTGTTTGAGTGCCTGGCACCTCCCTCAGAAATTCAGAATTGTTTGGGTGCCTGACACTCAAACAAAAAGACAGAAGGCGTTAAGATATTCCATCTTAATTGCCTTCTGTCTTCATTTTGAAAGCCTCAATCGAGCATAGTGGCTTTCAATGTTTTTATTTACATAAACTCCTGCACAAGTGCATCGAATTCATTTTCGCTCATTTTAATGTCAATATCCGTTAATGGCAACTCAGCGTAGCCAGGTACTTTTTCTTGATAAGAAGTTGTTTCTTTATCTTGATAAATAATACCTGTTACTAAGCCTTCATGCTCCATTACTGTGCGCATTGCCATGCCACGGTCAGCATTATCATAACCTTCAATATCAGCTAGCTTTGTTAAGTTTTCTTTAAACCAATCGTACGTATTCACTTTGTTGTAAGTAACACATGGTGAAAATACGTTGATGAAAGAAAAGCCTTTATGGTTAATGCCCGCTTCAATTATAGCTGTTAATTCTTTAATATCCGTAGAGAAGCCTTGAGCCACAAACGTTGCACCACTTGTTAAAGCTACTTCCAATGGTTTTAATGATGGCTCAATTGCACCACCTGGCGTTGATTTTGTAATAAATCCAGCAGCCGAGCGTGGAGATGTTTGCCCTTTTGTTAAACCGTAAATTTGGTTATCCATCACAACGTATGTGATATCGATGTTACGACGGATGGCATGAATGGTATGACCCATACCAATCGCAAAACCATCTCCGTCACCACCGGAGGCAATGACGTTTAAATCACGATTGGCCATTTTCAAGCCTTGTGCAATTGGTAATGCACGACCATGAATACCGTGGAAACCATATGAATTAATGTAACCTGAAATACGACCTGAACAGCCGATTCCAGAAATAACAGCTAGCTCGTTTGGTTCAATGCCTACATTTGCTGCTGCGCGTTGAATCGCAGCCTGCACAGAGAAGTCGCCACATCCTGGGCACCAGTTCGGTTTCACTGTATTACGAAAATCCTTAAATGTTGCCATTAGCGAGTCAACTCCTTCACTCTATTTTCTAGTTCACCTGGTAAAAATGGTGTACCGTTATATTTTGTAATCATCTCAATTTTATCGTGACCACCAATATTCATTTTCATAATATTAGCTAATTGACCTGTGTAGTTGTTTTCCACAACGATTACTTTTTTCGCTTTCGCTACAAGAGGTGCCATCTCAGCAGAAGGGAATGGGTGAATTAAACGGATATGCGCGTGGTTCACCTTCATGCCTTGTGCGTTTAAACGCTCTTGTACTTCTTCAATCGCTCCACGTGTTGAGTTAAAGCCTACTAATAAAACATCCGCTTCTTCATGTGGTGCATTTTTGTAAACTGGTGTATCAAACTTCAGGGCTTCTAGCTTGCGGAAGCGTTTGTCCATTTGTGCACGACGATTGCCCGTTGCTTCAGATGGTTTCCCTGTTTCATCGTGCTCAACACCAGTAACATGGTGGATACCATTTAAGTGACCTGGTAACACACGCGGCGAAATACCGTCTTCTGTATCTTCATAACGTTTGAAGTAAGCTTTATCAGCTGAAGCTTCAATATCATCTGTGACAATTTTACCGCGGCGAATTTCAATTTTATTGTAATCGAATGGTTCAACCGTTTGTTTACCAAGTGATAATTGTAAATCTGTCATTAAAATAACTGGCAATTGTAATTCCTCTGCAATATTAAACGCTTGAATAGTATCAAAGAATGCTTCTTCCATTGTAGAAGGTGCAATCACCACTTTTGGAATTTCACCATGCGTACCATAAAGCATTGCCATTAAATCAGATTGCTCTTGTTTCGTTGGTAAGCCAGTAGATGGGCCCCCACGTTGTGTATCGATCACCACTAGAGGTTGCTCAGTCATACCTGAAAGACCGATTGCTTCCATCATAAGTGAAAGACCAGGACCTGCTGACGCTGTAAATGAACGGACACCACCGAAGTTTGCCCCAATCGCCATCGTCGCTGCAGCAATCTCATCTTCTGTTTGAATCACAGCGCCACCGAATTTTGGCAATTTTTTAATAAGGTATTCCATAATTTCAGAGGCAGGTGTAATTGGATAAGCTGCCATAAAACGAGTACCCGCAGCTAATGCCCCAAGTGCTACTGCATCATTACCGATCATAAACATACGGCGTTTACCATCAGCTGGCGCTAATGCCCACTCACCAACGCGATCGCCTAATAATTCATTCATCATGTCATGACCGCGCGCAATGGCCTCCATGTTTTTTTGAACAACCTCTTCACCTTTTTTACCGAAGATGTCATCCACAACATTTTGGAACACAGCGTCTTCTAAGTTTAGAAGTGAAGCAGTAGCTCCAATAGCAACCATGTTTTTCATTAACGTTGTACCTAGTTCAGCTGCCACTTCTGTGAATGGTACAGCAAATAATGGCGCTTTTGAATCCTCTGGCTTTACAGGTTCAAATTTTGCATCGGCTAAAATAATCCCTTTTTCTGTTAATTCTTTATAATTGACGTCGATTGTTTCTTGATCGAACGCCACTAAAATATCTAAATCATCCGCAATGGAACGTACT
This genomic interval from Lysinibacillus sphaericus contains the following:
- a CDS encoding 2-oxoacid:ferredoxin oxidoreductase subunit beta; this encodes MATFKDFRNTVKPNWCPGCGDFSVQAAIQRAAANVGIEPNELAVISGIGCSGRISGYINSYGFHGIHGRALPIAQGLKMANRDLNVIASGGDGDGFAIGMGHTIHAIRRNIDITYVVMDNQIYGLTKGQTSPRSAAGFITKSTPGGAIEPSLKPLEVALTSGATFVAQGFSTDIKELTAIIEAGINHKGFSFINVFSPCVTYNKVNTYDWFKENLTKLADIEGYDNADRGMAMRTVMEHEGLVTGIIYQDKETTSYQEKVPGYAELPLTDIDIKMSENEFDALVQEFM
- a CDS encoding 2-oxoacid:acceptor oxidoreductase subunit alpha — translated: MLHQLSWKVGGQQGEGIESTGEIFSMAMNRLGYFLYGYRHFSSRIKGGHTNNKITVRPTEVRSIADDLDILVAFDQETIDVNYKELTEKGIILADAKFEPVKPEDSKAPLFAVPFTEVAAELGTTLMKNMVAIGATASLLNLEDAVFQNVVDDIFGKKGEEVVQKNMEAIARGHDMMNELLGDRVGEWALAPADGKRRMFMIGNDAVALGALAAGTRFMAAYPITPASEIMEYLIKKLPKFGGAVIQTEDEIAAATMAIGANFGGVRSFTASAGPGLSLMMEAIGLSGMTEQPLVVIDTQRGGPSTGLPTKQEQSDLMAMLYGTHGEIPKVVIAPSTMEEAFFDTIQAFNIAEELQLPVILMTDLQLSLGKQTVEPFDYNKIEIRRGKIVTDDIEASADKAYFKRYEDTEDGISPRVLPGHLNGIHHVTGVEHDETGKPSEATGNRRAQMDKRFRKLEALKFDTPVYKNAPHEEADVLLVGFNSTRGAIEEVQERLNAQGMKVNHAHIRLIHPFPSAEMAPLVAKAKKVIVVENNYTGQLANIMKMNIGGHDKIEMITKYNGTPFLPGELENRVKELTR